Proteins encoded in a region of the Massilia sp. UMI-21 genome:
- a CDS encoding response regulator gives MRAYLLWLVLATLLPGLVGASLLFVHQYQKARAQIEQKTLQTVRALVHSTDNKLRQAQSIAQTLSTIDALEVEDFGRTHYQAREALALAGGRMNAVLRDRSGQQLINTAVAYGTPLPRHPSPSIERVFVTGRPAVSNVFQGVLRKSALASVDVPVRVHGELRYVLSIGLGPEEFDDLLTPASVPDGAVASLFDREGIIFNRNLNRDKSIGQSVNPLLRSAASRQREGTIDSRSREGVPLLSSFSRSSLSGWGVAVGMPRATLRAELMRQLALMAGVAAGLFAIGLCLAWLIGGRLARSVQALSGQAQALGKGETPPSFTEVHVREAAEVAAAIGDAAALLAERSRQLAAKESALRETHMLARFGTWHWNLDGQDIEVSDSVPHIFGRALPPFAQQRGTVLLEESWLRVQRLTNELIRAGGSGKLQLQALHAHGHRVWLDYRCESVHGPDGRVVALRGTMQDITERVRAEEALRQADQRKNEFLAMLAHELRNPLAPISSGAQLLAQDGMDPARTRQISAIIARQARHMAGLVDDLLDVSRVTRGLVVLSKERIDLNGVVQDAAEQVQALVRDKGHRLDVRTLPQPCFVLGDRKRLVQVVGNLLHNAAKFTDRGGHIEVTVASAGEAMLVEVRDNGIGMLPAELERAFDMFVQGERTPDRALGGLGIGLALVRSLVELHGGSVHVASAGPGMGTSLTVRLPRCAERAGPAPDGGGGGAAVAASRGARLKVLVVDDNVDAARMLAMIVGAQGHEVRVEHDSHDALAQAARFAPDLCLLDLGLPEMDGYELARRLRRHPATLHATLVAVTGYGQDQDRDNSAAAGFDHHLVKPVDMAALEKIVADTATEPSGA, from the coding sequence CTGCGCGCCTACCTGCTCTGGCTGGTGCTGGCTACCCTGTTGCCCGGCCTGGTCGGCGCGTCGCTGTTGTTCGTGCACCAGTACCAGAAGGCGCGCGCCCAGATCGAGCAGAAGACCCTGCAGACGGTGCGGGCGCTGGTCCACAGCACCGACAACAAGCTGCGCCAGGCGCAGTCGATTGCCCAGACCCTGTCCACCATCGACGCGCTCGAGGTGGAAGACTTCGGGCGCACGCACTACCAGGCGCGCGAGGCGCTGGCGCTGGCAGGCGGGCGCATGAACGCGGTGCTGCGCGACCGCAGCGGCCAGCAGCTGATCAACACCGCGGTTGCCTACGGCACGCCGCTGCCACGCCATCCGTCGCCCTCGATCGAGCGGGTCTTCGTTACCGGCCGGCCGGCGGTGTCGAACGTGTTCCAGGGCGTCCTGCGCAAAAGCGCGCTGGCCAGCGTCGACGTGCCGGTGCGCGTGCATGGCGAGCTTCGCTATGTGCTGAGTATCGGACTGGGACCGGAGGAATTCGACGACCTGCTGACACCGGCCTCGGTGCCGGACGGTGCGGTCGCTTCGCTGTTCGATCGCGAGGGCATCATCTTCAACCGCAACCTCAACCGCGACAAGTCCATCGGCCAGTCGGTCAATCCCTTGCTGCGCAGCGCCGCCAGCCGCCAGCGCGAAGGCACCATCGATTCGCGCTCGCGCGAAGGCGTACCGCTGCTGAGCTCGTTCTCGCGTTCTTCGCTCAGCGGCTGGGGCGTGGCGGTCGGCATGCCGCGCGCCACCCTGCGCGCCGAGCTGATGCGGCAACTCGCCCTGATGGCCGGCGTCGCGGCGGGACTGTTCGCGATCGGCCTGTGCCTGGCATGGCTGATCGGCGGCCGCCTGGCGCGCTCGGTGCAGGCCCTGAGCGGGCAGGCGCAGGCGCTCGGCAAGGGCGAGACGCCCCCCTCCTTCACCGAGGTCCACGTGCGCGAAGCCGCCGAGGTGGCGGCCGCCATCGGCGATGCCGCCGCGCTGCTGGCCGAGCGCTCGCGCCAGCTGGCGGCCAAGGAATCGGCCCTGCGCGAGACCCACATGCTGGCGCGCTTCGGCACCTGGCACTGGAACCTGGACGGCCAGGACATCGAGGTCTCGGATTCGGTGCCGCACATCTTCGGACGTGCGCTGCCGCCTTTCGCCCAGCAGCGCGGCACCGTGCTGCTGGAAGAGTCATGGCTGCGGGTGCAGCGGCTCACGAACGAATTGATACGCGCAGGCGGCAGCGGCAAGCTGCAGCTGCAGGCCCTGCATGCGCACGGCCATCGCGTCTGGCTCGATTACCGCTGCGAGAGCGTGCACGGGCCGGACGGCCGGGTGGTGGCGCTGCGTGGCACCATGCAGGACATTACCGAGCGCGTGCGCGCCGAGGAAGCCCTGCGCCAGGCCGACCAGCGCAAGAACGAGTTCCTGGCGATGCTGGCGCACGAGCTGCGCAACCCGCTGGCGCCGATTTCATCCGGCGCGCAACTGCTCGCCCAGGACGGCATGGACCCGGCCCGCACCAGGCAGATCAGCGCCATCATCGCGCGCCAGGCGCGCCACATGGCCGGGCTGGTGGACGACCTGCTGGACGTCTCGCGCGTCACGCGCGGGCTGGTCGTCCTGAGCAAGGAGCGGATCGACCTGAACGGCGTGGTGCAGGACGCCGCCGAGCAGGTGCAGGCGCTGGTGCGCGACAAGGGGCACCGGCTGGACGTGCGCACCCTGCCGCAGCCCTGCTTCGTGCTGGGCGACCGCAAGCGCCTGGTGCAGGTAGTGGGCAACCTCCTGCACAACGCGGCCAAGTTCACCGACCGCGGCGGCCACATCGAGGTGACGGTGGCGAGCGCCGGGGAGGCCATGCTGGTGGAAGTGCGCGACAACGGCATCGGCATGCTGCCGGCGGAACTGGAGCGCGCCTTCGACATGTTCGTGCAGGGCGAGCGTACGCCCGACCGTGCGCTCGGCGGCCTCGGCATCGGGCTGGCGCTGGTACGCAGCCTGGTCGAGCTGCACGGCGGCAGCGTGCACGTGGCCAGCGCCGGACCAGGCATGGGGACCAGCCTCACGGTGCGCCTGCCGCGCTGCGCCGAGCGTGCCGGCCCCGCCCCCGATGGCGGGGGCGGCGGCGCGGCCGTGGCCGCGTCACGGGGAGCGCGCCTGAAAGTGCTGGTGGTGGACGACAACGTCGACGCGGCCCGGATGCTGGCCATGATCGTGGGTGCGCAGGGCCACGAGGTGCGGGTGGAACACGATTCGCACGACGCGCTGGCGCAGGCGGCCAGGTTCGCGCCGGACCTGTGCCTGCTCGACCTCGGATTGCCCGAGATGGACGGCTACGAACTGGCGCGCCGCCTGCGCCGGCACCCGGCCACCCTGCATGCGACGCTGGTCGCGGTGACCGGATACGGCCAGGACCAGGACCGCGACAACAGCGCGGCCGCCGGCTTCGATCACCACCTGGTCAAGCCGGTGGACATGGCGGCGCTGGAGAAAATCGTCGCCGATACGGCGACCGAGCCCTCAGGCGCCTGA
- a CDS encoding chemotaxis protein CheW, with protein sequence MDTKTTTQDNEVLSFRLAKEEYAISILKVQEIRGYEEPTLLPSAPACIKGITNLRGSIVPIVDMRILFNLGEPTYDQFTVVIVLNIKNHVIGMIVDSVSDVVTLLDEQVRPAPDMGSSADGDYITGLGTVGERMLILLDIDRLMSSEQLGLITAVQKAA encoded by the coding sequence ATGGACACCAAGACCACTACCCAGGACAATGAAGTCCTCTCCTTCCGCCTGGCCAAGGAAGAATATGCGATCAGCATCCTGAAAGTGCAGGAAATCCGCGGCTACGAAGAGCCCACCCTGCTGCCGAGCGCACCTGCCTGCATCAAGGGCATCACGAACCTGCGCGGTTCGATCGTGCCGATCGTCGACATGCGCATCCTGTTCAATCTCGGCGAGCCGACCTATGACCAGTTCACGGTCGTCATCGTCCTGAACATCAAGAACCATGTGATCGGCATGATCGTGGACAGCGTATCCGACGTCGTGACCCTGCTCGACGAGCAGGTACGGCCCGCGCCCGACATGGGCAGCAGCGCGGACGGCGACTACATCACCGGGCTGGGCACCGTCGGCGAGCGCATGCTGATCCTGCTCGACATCGACAGGCTGATGAGCTCCGAGCAGCTCGGCCTGATCACCGCCGTACAGAAAGCCGCGTAA
- a CDS encoding porin has translation MKKKSLAIALLSLLPLAAAHAQTSVQIYGIADASIGIEDNDAPGEDRRTVISSGTQSTSRIGFRGTEDLGNGLKALFNIEAGVALDSGAGDAAGTFQRRAVVGLQGSFGTITVGREYGPIAAVAQSADPLGHGFYGSTLTAFGANRLTRRLSNSVNYKSDTLSGFTVLASYAAGERQTDDPSGSLVGAAVEYKNGPLYLGAGYQQTERLATGDDKEYTVGAGYNFGAFDLRAAYMEADWEGPNNEYKFLTVGGIFTAGPNKFYASLHQQKLETGAKGNGFSVAYSYTLSKRTNVYSSYGHVRNNGRAAFGMGSAGGSFAPPVTALGADPSVFNVGIRHSF, from the coding sequence ATGAAAAAGAAGAGCCTGGCCATCGCCCTGTTATCCCTCCTGCCGCTGGCTGCAGCCCATGCGCAGACGAGCGTCCAGATCTACGGCATTGCCGACGCATCGATCGGCATCGAAGACAATGACGCGCCGGGCGAAGACCGCCGCACCGTGATCAGCTCCGGCACCCAGTCCACCAGCCGTATCGGCTTTCGTGGCACCGAAGACCTGGGCAATGGCCTGAAAGCGCTCTTCAACATCGAAGCCGGCGTCGCGCTCGACAGTGGCGCGGGCGACGCGGCCGGCACCTTCCAGCGCCGCGCCGTGGTCGGCCTGCAGGGTTCCTTCGGCACCATCACCGTGGGCCGCGAATATGGCCCGATCGCCGCGGTGGCGCAGTCGGCCGACCCGCTGGGCCACGGCTTCTACGGCTCGACCCTGACCGCCTTCGGCGCCAACCGCCTGACCCGCCGCCTGTCGAACTCGGTCAACTACAAAAGCGATACCCTGAGCGGCTTCACGGTCCTGGCGTCCTACGCCGCCGGCGAGCGCCAGACCGACGATCCTTCGGGCAGCCTGGTGGGCGCGGCGGTGGAGTACAAGAACGGCCCGCTGTACCTGGGCGCCGGCTACCAGCAGACCGAACGCCTGGCGACCGGCGACGACAAGGAATACACGGTCGGCGCCGGCTACAACTTCGGTGCGTTCGACCTGCGCGCCGCCTACATGGAAGCCGACTGGGAAGGTCCGAACAACGAGTACAAGTTCCTGACCGTGGGCGGCATCTTCACCGCGGGACCGAACAAGTTCTACGCTTCGCTGCACCAGCAGAAGCTGGAAACCGGCGCCAAGGGCAACGGTTTCTCGGTCGCCTACAGCTACACCCTGTCCAAGCGCACCAACGTGTACAGCAGCTACGGCCACGTGCGCAACAACGGCCGTGCCGCCTTCGGCATGGGTTCCGCCGGCGGCAGCTTCGCGCCGCCGGTCACCGCGCTCGGCGCCGATCCGTCGGTGTTCAACGTGGGCATTCGCCACTCGTTCTAA